The DNA window TTTTCTTTAAAAATCTCATTGTGTAGAAACCTTTGCTTGTTTTGGTAGGACATTATCTGGAAGAATGAGCTCAGGTGGGACTTCACGAACAACGCCCAGCATTGAGTCATACTCTTCGTCTTTCCGCGCAAACTTCTTTCGGAGAGCCTTCTCAAACTCAATTTCATCATAAGGCTTGGCATTTTCAGATGCATGGACCTGTGCAAGGTTACTGTAATTGAGAGCTGACTGAGAGATAAATGATATCTCTTCAGCAGTAAGCTTCCTCAGGAATTTTGCTGGATTTCCTGCCCAAACCTGCAAGTATTGGCAATTTTATGGTTATAGATCATTGATGATACACATAACAAGTATAAGCAGAATTCAAGAATAGAGGTGTAAATCGTGGGATTGTTACGTGGATCGTTAGATCCCACCAAATCATCCCGggcattttaaaagaaaaatcacCAGCATCTAAACACAATATAGAGATGAGAATGCTTGAAGACACGATCACAATCGAAAGGCAAGAAGTCTATCAAAAAGAATGTGAAAGGCATGAAGAAATTGAGATGAGAAAAAGTGCTAGAGATGACAAGATCCACAGAGCCGTAAAGGATTTCTCGAAGAAAGTGGAATCTAGAAGCATTGAACCCGTAAGGGATTTGTTGCTAGAAAATGATAGGAGAAATTCCCAAGTTGGGAAGTAATTACTCTATTATAAATGCAAGTCTAAAAAAAATGTCACCTTGACAACTATGATTAGACTTATAGTTTTAATTCGCTATTAGATAATTTGCTAGGAACCAAGTAGTAAGAATGGATAGGATGCTGAGAGTTTATGGAAATTTTTATAGGAATCTCATCTTATTTGAGTTTGAAACAATGGGAGAAGTTGACCAGCGCAAGAAAATGAAGAGTATAatagaaattgaaaatatttgaTAAACAACACTTTATGGGGTTGCAAAGTTCCTCCCTACTGAATCATTTCCGACCACAAATTTCGACCCAATACGTAGATCTCCGGCTTTGTAATTTGTTAATCCCAACCAAACACACAAATAACCTGAACAGGTACACATACATACCTCTCCAGATGGAATCCTTGAATTCTGTTTCACAAGGGCACCAGCAGCAACCATAGCATGTTTCTCAACAACAACACCATCAAGTAGTGTAGAACCCATACCAACAAAAGCCTCATCCTCAACAGTGCAACCATGTAAAACCGAACTATGACCTGCCAGTGCAAATTTTAATACAGGTTAAAAGAAAAATGTGATATCATTCAAGATTGTGGCAAAAGTATTATTCAGAGACTCACCTACAGTAACATTATCCCCAATAATAGTAGGCAACACCTTCCCACTTAAATTTGACTTAGCAACGTGCACCAAGGAGTTATCCTGAATGTTGGTTCCGCTTCCAACACTAATGTTGTTGACGTCACCTAAGCATAAAGTGAAGTTCCTACATGATTAAGATTCATATCTACAAAATACAGACTCTGACAAAAAAATAACCTTTAAATTACATTAGCCGATCAGAGTAATGAAACTTTGTATCAAATAGCTGTGTTTTTGAATGTTTTCAAAAACATGGTGACAGCAGTAAACCAAAATGGCATAATAGGACAGTTCTGCAGACAGAAAGGTTATAATAAGAGTGAAATTAGAATTGCCCCTCACCAAATTTGTTCTTCCGAGGGAAAATTACGACTGTAGAGTGGAAATTCAAAGAGAAAAGCTGATTTGAACCATGAAGGTAACTTTCCATAGACTCCTGGTGGCAGTGGGATTAAAGGgctgaaaaaaaaatatttgacttaGTTGTTTCTCCTTAATGACACAATGAAATATGTAGTAACATGGAGCAGGTAAACTTACCTGGTTTTTTGTTTGTATACCCTATACCCCTCCACGTTTCCAAACTTCTTATCTGCTGATTCCTGCCTCCATTATGCAACTCATCATTAGAAATGCGACAAAAATGCTTCATAATTTTGATTAAATCAGAGGTAAGAAGCAAACCTCGAGCAGTGGAATGCCACTGATGAAAAGAAGCAACAGTGTAAGAAAGATCGGTCCAATGATTACTAGCCATTCAGCTTCCTTCAGTACAGGTGTAGA is part of the Vicia villosa cultivar HV-30 ecotype Madison, WI linkage group LG2, Vvil1.0, whole genome shotgun sequence genome and encodes:
- the LOC131653643 gene encoding gamma carbonic anhydrase 2, mitochondrial-like; translation: MESYLHGSNQLFSLNFHSTVVIFPRKNKFGDVNNISVGSGTNIQDNSLVHVAKSNLSGKVLPTIIGDNVTVGHSSVLHGCTVEDEAFVGMGSTLLDGVVVEKHAMVAAGALVKQNSRIPSGEVWAGNPAKFLRKLTAEEISFISQSALNYSNLAQVHASENAKPYDEIEFEKALRKKFARKDEEYDSMLGVVREVPPELILPDNVLPKQAKVSTQ